From Demequina lutea, a single genomic window includes:
- a CDS encoding nucleotidyl transferase AbiEii/AbiGii toxin family protein, with protein MSPRLREDADSLNALVAQTARARGLDPAYVEKDFWVTEVLRAAAIERTIDGASEATRVVFKGGTSLSRVFGLIERFSEDIDLLVVFPEGPSAKARHKIFRKIDADVCSWLGTESKSPDSSTGIHRTTTYVYPASYGSSAIKEVVVLELGSRGGEIPASEHQYRSMVAIYAEETYGDDESVWEEFASFPVTVLAPQRTLLEKLAAVHAAVTNNDQQAIFQFGRHFYDIGRLLKSEQVQGALALLGPDGVASLTDDINDRSQAAGWKWVPRPDGGFADSPAFDDQHEAHAIVQRGYTAALELVHGVAPSLAEVVDTVRASRAIL; from the coding sequence ATGAGCCCCCGCCTTCGCGAAGACGCCGATAGCCTCAACGCGCTTGTCGCCCAAACTGCACGCGCTCGTGGGCTGGACCCGGCCTACGTCGAGAAGGACTTCTGGGTCACCGAAGTACTCCGGGCTGCTGCGATTGAGCGCACGATCGACGGGGCGAGCGAGGCTACCCGAGTTGTGTTCAAAGGAGGAACAAGTCTCAGCAGGGTCTTTGGACTCATAGAGAGGTTCTCCGAAGATATTGATCTGCTGGTGGTGTTCCCCGAGGGCCCGAGTGCCAAGGCCCGTCACAAGATATTTAGGAAGATCGACGCCGACGTGTGCTCCTGGCTCGGTACAGAGAGCAAGTCGCCAGACTCGAGCACAGGGATCCATCGCACGACAACCTACGTGTATCCAGCCTCGTATGGATCGAGTGCGATCAAGGAGGTCGTTGTTCTCGAACTCGGCAGCCGCGGGGGCGAGATCCCCGCGAGTGAGCACCAATACCGTTCCATGGTGGCGATCTACGCCGAGGAGACGTACGGCGACGACGAGAGTGTTTGGGAGGAGTTTGCCTCCTTCCCGGTCACGGTGCTTGCCCCCCAGCGCACTCTGCTTGAAAAGTTGGCGGCTGTTCATGCTGCGGTGACCAACAACGACCAACAGGCGATCTTCCAGTTTGGCCGGCACTTCTACGACATTGGGCGACTGCTCAAGTCGGAGCAGGTTCAAGGTGCTCTCGCTCTACTCGGTCCCGATGGAGTCGCGTCGCTCACTGACGACATCAACGACCGTAGCCAAGCAGCGGGCTGGAAGTGGGTACCGCGGCCGGATGGCGGCTTTGCCGACAGTCCCGCGTTCGACGACCAGCACGAGGCTCACGCGATTGTCCAACGCGGCTATACGGCGGCGCTGGAGTTGGTCCATGGCGTGGCCCCGTCACTCGCTGAAGTCGTCGACACGGTTCGTGCAAGTCGGGCAATTCTCTAG
- a CDS encoding recombinase family protein translates to MKIGYARVSTKAQEYGIAAQSAQLAQLGIEPARIYTDEGLTGTNRDRPGLREAMAACRDGDTLVVTKLDRLARSVLDARNIVDELASHGIALSIGGSTHDPNDPVSRLLLNVLSMVAEFEADLIRARTREGMAVAEAKGRLKGKKPKLSRRQAAHLLDLHQAGQHTIAELAELFGVGRATVYREIERVPVTT, encoded by the coding sequence ATGAAGATTGGCTATGCGCGTGTGTCGACGAAGGCGCAGGAGTACGGGATTGCGGCCCAGTCCGCTCAACTTGCTCAACTCGGGATCGAGCCCGCTCGTATCTATACCGATGAGGGCCTGACTGGCACCAATCGTGACCGCCCGGGCCTCCGAGAGGCGATGGCCGCGTGCCGTGACGGAGACACCCTCGTCGTGACCAAACTTGACCGGCTTGCCCGCTCAGTCCTGGACGCCAGGAACATCGTCGACGAACTCGCGAGCCACGGTATTGCGCTGTCCATCGGTGGTTCGACCCATGACCCAAATGATCCTGTCAGTCGATTGCTGCTCAACGTGTTGTCCATGGTTGCTGAGTTCGAGGCGGACCTCATCCGCGCACGCACCCGGGAGGGAATGGCCGTCGCCGAGGCGAAGGGGAGACTGAAAGGCAAGAAGCCAAAGTTGTCGCGTCGTCAGGCGGCGCATCTTCTCGATCTTCATCAGGCGGGTCAGCACACGATCGCGGAACTCGCCGAGTTGTTTGGCGTGGGGCGCGCCACGGTGTACCGCGAGATTGAACGAGTTCCCGTGACGACCTGA